A region of the Curtobacterium flaccumfaciens pv. betae genome:
GGGCGACAGCCCCCACGACTCGATCGGGACCGCGGGGTCGACCACCACTTCAGCGTGGGTCAGGAACGACGAGACCATCCGGCGATCCTCGCACGGTGCGAGGTGCGCCCCGGCCCCGTCCCCGGCCCGTCTGGTGCGAGGTTGTCCACTCCGTGCCCGGTCTGTTCCGACGCACCGAGTGGACAACCTCGCACCGAGCGACGCCTCGCGCCGCCCGCGACGCCTCGCGCCGCCCGCCCGCCGCGCGTCACACGGCGACACCGTCGGTCACGTTCCGCAACACCGCTTCGCCGCCCGGCCGAACCGTCCTAGCGTCGCCCCATGACCGTGCCCGACCGCATCACCCTCGTCACCGCGCTGCAGGGCGCCGGCTGGCATCCCGCCGCCTGGCGCGCCGCCGGCTCGGCAGCGCACCGGCTCACGAGCCTCCGGCACTGGCGCGACGTCGTCGTCGAGCAGGACCGGCTCGGAGTCGACGCCGTCACCCTCGAGGACTCCTTCACCGCCGGCCCCACCGACCCCGACGGCGACCTCGACACGTCGACCGTCGTCGGCCGCCTCGACGCGCTCCTCGTCGCGAGCGCGGTCGCCCCCGCGACCCGCGCGATCGGTCTGGTGCCGACCGTCTCGGTGACGCACACCGAACCGTTCCACGTCGCCACGGGCCTCCAGACCCTCGACCACGTCTCACTGGGGCGAGCCGGGTGGCGGATCCAGGTGAGCCCGACGACCCGCGAGGCCGCGCTGTTCGGCCGCCGACCCGGCGGCGACGACGCGGCCACGCTGTTCGACGAGGCCCGCGAGGTCGCCGAGGTCGTCTCCCGCCTCTGGGACAGCTGGGACGACGACGCGATCATCCGCGACGTCACGACCGGCCGCTTCATCGACCGCGACCGCATCCACAACGCGGCGTTCTCCGGTTCGTTCGTCTCGGTGCACGGCGCGTCGATCGTGCCGCGGTCGCCGCAGGGACGGCCGCCGGTGTTCGCGCTGGCACACCGCGCCGACGCGGCAGCGCTGGCCGTGGACGCCGCGGACGTCGCGCTGGTCACGCCCGGGTTCGACGGCCTGGAGGCGCAGGACGCGTTGGCACTCGTCCGTGACGCCGAGCAGACGGCCGGGTCCGACCTCCGTCGTCCGGTCCTCGCGGACCTCGCGGTGCTCATCGGGTCGTCGCCGGCAGCCGCCGCCGACGAGCTCGCCGCACTCGACGCGGCAGCCGGTACCCGGTACGCCGCCGGCTCCGGGTCGGACACGTCCGTCCTCGCGACGACGGTGCCGGACCTCGTGGCACGGATCGGGGACCTGCGGGCCCTCGGGTACGCCGGCGTCCGGCTCCGTCCGCTGCGCATTCCGATCGACTCGACCGCCATCGCCAGGCAGCTCGTCCCGGCGCTCGTCACCGCGGGGCTCCGCGCCGACGTGGCGTCCCGTCCCACCGCCGACCTGCGCACGCGGCTCGGCATCGCGCCGGCGGTCAGTCGGTACGCGCGTCCTGCCGTCACCGGTGCCGGTGTCGGTTCCGTCTCCTCGGGGGTCTCAGCATGAGCGCCAAGCGTCTGGTCCACCTCGCCGCCCACTTCCCGGGCGTCAACAACACCACCGTCTGGAGCGACGACCGCGCCGAGAGCCAGATCGCGTTCTCGTCGTTCGAGCACTTCGCCCGGAACGCCGAGCGTGGGTTCTTCGACTTCCTGTTCCTCGCCGAGGGGCTACGGCTCCGCGAGCAGAAGGGCCGCATTCACGACCTCGACGTCGTCGGGCGTCCGAACACGCTCGCGATCCTCGCCGCCCTCGCCGGCGTCACCGAGCACATCGGCCTGGTCGGCACCCTGCAGACCACGTTCAACGAGCCGGTGGAGCTGGCGAAGCAGCTCGCCACCCTCGACCACCTGACCGACGGCCGCGCCGGCTGGAACGTCGTGACGAGCTCGGACGCGTTCCACGGTGCGAACTTCCGCCGTGGGGGATTCCTCGACCACGCCGACCGGTACACGCGAGCCGCCGAGTTCGTGGAGCTGTCGCGCGAACTCTGGGACTCGTGGGAGTCGGACGCGATCGTGGCGAACGGGTCGGGCGCCGCCGGGACCCTGGCCGCCGGGGCCTTCGCCGATCGCTCCCGCATCCACGACGTCGACCACCACGGCCCGCAGTTCGACGTGACCGGCACGTTCCCGGTGCCGCGCAGCCCCCAGCGGCACCCGGTGATCGTGCAGGCGGGTGACTCCGACGAGGGTCGCGACCTCGCCGCCGGGCACGCCGAGGTGATCTTCTCGCTGCACACCGAGTTCGACGACGCACGGAGCTTCTACGGCGACGTGACCGAGCGACTCGAACGGGTCGGACGGTCGAAGGACGAGCTGCTGATCCTGCCCGGCGCGACCTTCGTGCTCGGCGAAACGGCGGACGAGGCCGAGGAACGTTCCCGGGCGATCCGCCGCGCCCAGGTCAGCCCGGCGACGGCGATCGCGTTCCTCGAACAGGTGTGGAACCGTGACCTGTCGTCGTACGACGTCGACGGGCCGTTGCCCTCGATCGAGCCGGACCTGGAGGGCGCCGACATCACCCGTGGCCGCGTCCGTCACACCCGCGACGTCCCCGCCCTGGTGCAGTCCTGGCGGGACCTCGCCGCGGCCGAACACCTGTCGATCCGTGACCTGGTCATCCGGGTTTCGACCCGCGGCGGCTTCGTCGGGACGCCCGCACACATCGCCGCCGAGATCGACCGGTACGTGCAGGAGCGCGCCACCGACGGGTTCGTCGTCGTGCCGCACACCAACCCGTACGGGCTCGACGAGTTCGTCGACCGGGTCGTCCCGCTGCTGCAGGAGCGCGGCGTGTACCGGCAGTCGTACGACGAGGGCGCCACGCTCCGCCAGACGCTCGACCTGCCCGGACGGGTCCTCGACCGGCAGCGGGTGCTCGCATGAGCCCGGTCCCGCTCTCCGTCCTCGACCTCGTGCCGGTGAGCAGCGGGTCGACCCCCGCCGAGGCCCTGGCGAACACGGTCGACCTCGCGCAGCGTGCCGAACGTGCCGGGTACGCCCGGTACTGGCTGGCCGAGCACCACCTGAACCCCGGGGTCGCCGGCAGCGCACCGACGATCGTCATCGGTGCGGTCGCCGCCGCCACCTCGACCATCCGGGTCGGCAGCGCCGCGACCCTGGTCGGCAACGTCCGCGGGCTGCAGATCGCCGAGACCTTCGGCACGCTCGCCGCGCTGTACGGGCCGCGCATCGACCTCGGGCTCGGCCGCTCAGGAGCACCAGCACCCGGCACCCCGAAGCCGCCGTCGCTCGCCCCGCGGACCGACCAGGTCGTCGACGGCCTGCTCGTCCCCGCGCCGTTCGAGTTCCGCATCGCGCCGGGCAGCCGGTTCGCCCTGCAGGGGGAGCTGCTCGGCCGGGTGCCGGGCGACGTCGACCGGTTCGCGGACGAACTCGACCTGATCCGCGGCCTGTTCGCGGGCACGTGGTCGCGGGACGGCGCGGTGATCGAGGCCCCGCCGTCCGCGGGCGCAGCCGTCGAGCTGTGGATCCACGGCTCCACCGGCGGCGAGAGTGCCCGGATCGCCGGCGCGCTCGGCCTGCCGTACGGCGCGAACTACCACACGTCGCCCGGCACGGTCCTGGCGTCGGTGCAGGCCTACCGCGACGCGTTCTGCCCGGGCGTGCTCGACGCGCCGCACGCCATCGTGTCGGCCGACGTGCTCGTGGCGCCGACCGCGGCCGAGGCGGACCAGCTCGGGACCGGGTACGCCCAGTGGGTGCACTCGATCCGCTCCGGCGTCGGGGCGATCGAGTACCCCACCCCGGACGAGGCTCGAGCGGCGCGGCTGCCGGACGATGCCGCCGCGTCGGTGGCGGACCGGCTCGCGACGAGATTCGTCGGCGACCCGGCACACGTCGCGGAACGGCTCGAGACGCTCCGACGGGTCACGGGAGCGGACGAGTTGCTCGTCACGACGATCGCGCACGACCACGACGCCCGGGTGCGCTCCTACGAGCTGCTCGCCGCGGAGTGGGCGGCGCGCGCCGACCTGCGGGAGCCGGCGGCCGCCGCGCGCTGACCGACGCGGAACGACTCCGTCGCTGTCGTCCGACAGCGACGGAGTCGTTCGTGCGCGCAGCGCACGGTGCGGGCCGGGCACGGGGTGCGGAACCGGGCACGGGGTGCGGAACCGGGCACGGTACGGCCTGGAGGCACGGTGCCAGGCCGCCACGGGCCTCCCGTCCGCACCGTGGTGGCGTCGCGGACCCGTCCCGTGTTCCGGGGCGAGCACAGCTCGAGTGGTGCGTCCCGAGCGACATCGTCGCAGTCGTACGACGTCGACATCGTCGTTCCTGCTCGTCCGCGAAAGCCCGCGCACGCAACGAGCGACACCACCGAGGTCGTACGACCTCGACGGTGTCGCTCTGCATCAGCACCAAGCACGAGCACCAGGCATCAGCACCAGGCCCCGATGCGCCGAACCGGGGCGCGCGGCCTCAGCTGTTGTCGAGCGGCAGACCATCGGGGTTCACCTCGGACGTCTTCACGGCCTCGTTCGACAGGTTGTAGGCCGCGAGCCACTTCGCGTAGGTGCCGTCCTCGATGAGCTCGTTGATCGCCGCCGCGACGGGCTTCGCGATGCCGCTGTCCCGCTTCGTCGTCGCGGCGATGAGCCCCTGCAACGAGGAGCCGGCGCCGGAGTACGTGCCCGCGGTCTTCGTCGGCTTCGCGGTGCTCTTGCTCTGCGTGTTCTGGTAGGCGATCGTCGGGTTCGGACCGAAGTAGGCGTCGATCTTGCCCGAGTCGAGTGCGAGCCTGACCGCGTTGCCGTCCGGGTAGTACTTGATCGTGAAGTCCTTGCCCTTGGACCGGAGCTCCTTCTGCCACTCGAGCAGGATGTTCTCCTGGTTCGTGCCGGAACTGACGGACAGGGTCTTCCCGGCGAGCACGGACGGGTCGCCGTCGAAGCGCAGCGAGCTCGACGCCAGCACCTGGAACGCCAGGTTGTCCTGCCGGTACGAGGCGAAGTCGTACTTCTCCTTGCGCTGCTCGGTGACCGTGACGTTCGAGAAGCCGGCGTCGTACTTGCCGCTGTCGATGCCGACGAACAGGTTGTCCCACGTGGCGTTCTGCACGTCAGCGCGCAGCCCGAGCTTCGCGGCGACGAGCCGTCCGAGGTCGGGCTCCGAGCCGGTGATGGTCTTCTGGTCGTCGCCGGTGAAGGCGAGCGGCGGGAACCCGGCGGGCAGAGCACCCACGCCGATCGTCAACTTGCCGGACTTCCGGACGGCGGCAGGGAGCGCGTCGTGCAGCTTCGTGTCCTCGGTGACCTCGAGGGTCGTCTCCTTCGCGGCACCGTTCGAGGCGGCGCCGATGGTGACGGAGCCGTCGGGTGCGCCGCTCGTGTCGGCGGAAGCGCCCGCGGAGCACCCGGCGAGGGCGACGACGACGCCGGCTGCGAGGACGAGGAAGCCGGCGCGGTTGCGCCAGCGGGCGGGGGTGATCGTGGACATGGTTCTCCTTGGGGTGCGTGCGAGGATCAGGGATCGGGTCAGGGGTCAGCGGACGCGGGACAGGAAGTCGCGCGTGCGGGTGTGCTGCGGGTGGTCGAGCACCTGGGCCGGCGGCCCCTGCTCGACGACCCGCCCGTGGTCGAGGAACACGACGTGGTCGGCGACCTCGCGGGCGAAGGCGATCTCGTGCGTGACGATGACGAGCGTGGTGCCCGTGTCCGCCAACCCCCGGATGACCCCGAGCACCTCGCCGACGAGCTCCGGGTCGAGCGCCGAGGTCGGCTCGTCGAGCAGGACCACCGACGGCTCGAGTGCCAGCGCCCGCGCGATGGCCACGCGCTGCTGCTGCCCGCCGGAGAGCTGCCGCGGCCGGGTGTCGCCACGGTCGCCGAGTCCGACGCGCTCGAGCAGGGCCGCCGCGCGGGCGCGGGCCACGGCACGGGGGACTCCGGCGGCGATCGGCCCCTCGGCCACGTTCTCGAGCGCGGTCAGGTGCGGGAACAGGTTGAAGTGCTGGAACACGAAGCCGATCCGCGACCGCTGCCGCAGGATGTGCCGCTCGGGAAGCTCCTTCCAGCGGGGGACCCCGTCGCGCCCAGTCCGGAGTCGGACGCCGATGGGCTCGCCGCCGACGGTGACGACCCCGCGGTCGAGCGGCTCGAGGTGGTTGATCGCCCGGAGCAGCGTGGACTTGCCGGAACCGGAGGGGCCGAGGACGACGGTCACGCTGCCGGACGGCAGCGACAGGTCGACGCCGTCGACGACGACCGTGTCGCCGAACGCCTTGACGGCCCCGTGGATCGCGATGGCGGCGCTCATCAGATGCTCCTCTCGTCGGTGGTGGAAGCAGCCCCGGACGCGACCGCGCGCTCGGCGACGGCTGCCTGTGTGCGGCGACCCGCGCCTCCAGGCCGTCCCCGACCACGTCCGGTGCCGCCGCCCCGCAGCACGCTCCGCACCCGCTGCCACGGTGTCGGCGGCAGCGCCCGGACGGAGCCGCGGGCCGTCCAGCGCTCGACGTAGTACTGCACGACCGACACCGCGCTGGTGAGCACGAGGTACCAGATCGTGGCGACGACGAGCAGCGGGATGATGTCCGTCGGGTAGGTGCTCGACAGGTTCTGCACCACGCCGAACAGGTCGAGCAGCGAGACGTAGAACAGCAGCGACGAGGCCTTCAGCAGTCCGACGACCTGGTTGACGAACGCCGGGACGATCGACCGCAGCGCCTGCGGCAGGATCACCCGCACGAACTGCCGGCGACGGGGGAGCCCGAGCGCCTGCGCGGCCTCGTGCTGGCCGTGGTCGACGGCGAGCACGCCGGCGCGGACGATCTCCGACGCGTAGGCGATCTCGCTGAGGCTCAGCCCGATCACACCGATCGCCAGGTCGCCGAGCACGTTGGCGGTCGGCACCTGGAACTGCGGCCCGAAGGGGATCCCGATGCCGATGGTCGGGTACAGCGACCCGAGGTTGTACAGGAAGACGAGCACCAGGATGAGCGGCACCGACCGGAACAGCCAGACGTACCCCCACGCGAGCCCGGACAGCACCGGGTTCTGCGACAGCCGTGCGATCGCGACGACCACACCGCCGGCGAAGCTGATCACCGCGCTCAGCGCCGTCGCCGTCAGCGTCAGCTGCAGTCCGGTCAGGACGGCGGGGCTGAACAGCCACTTGCCGACGGCGGGCCAGCCCCACTGCTCGTTGGTGAACAGCGTCTCGACGAAGTTCAGCAGCACCACGAGCACGAGGGCCGCGGCGATCCACCGCAGCGGGTGGCGCAGCGGCACGACGGGGCGGTCGAGTGCGGCGTGTCCGGCCGCGTCGATGGTCGCGGTCTCCGGCCTGGAGGCGCGGCTCGGCTCGGGCGTCCGGCCCGCGTCGTCGACGCTGGTCGCCTCCCGCTGCGGGGCCCTGGTGGTGTCGGTCATGTCGCGACCGTAGGAGGCCCGAGCGGCGCCGACAACGCCTCGCGCAACACCCCGCCACGCGACGCAACACCCGGCCATCCGGCGCAACGCGGCGTCACAGAACGCCTGCCCCGCGTGACGTTCCGTGACGGCGGACGGAGCGCTACCGTTGCGCCATGACAGCGCATCGTGTGACCGCCCCGGTGCCCCCGGCGGACGGCACCAAGGTGAAGGGTCCGGCGTCGTACTTCCCGAGCATCGAGGCGACCTACGGGCGCCCGGTGCAGGAGTGGCTCGACCTGGTCGCGGACCGGCTCGACGGCCACCAGCACATGGAGGTCGTCGGGTGGCTCAAGTCCGAGCACGGCCTCGGGCACGGGCACGCGAACGCCCTGGTCGCCTACGTGAAGCACGCGCTGGCCTCCTGAGCCGACGTGCGGTGCGGTGCCGTGGCGGGTGTCGCTCGCGCTGCTCGTTGCGTGGTGCAGCGGGTGTCGGTGGTCGTTCCTAGCGTGGTGGGGTGGCCGAACCCGTCGATGCGTGGTGGCGCCGCCGACAGTGGTCGCGCGGCGAAGCGGTGCCGTACGCCGTCGGACAGTTCCGCGCCGACTGGGCGCCGTACCCGGTGCTCATCCGGCAGTACCACCCCGACTGGAACCACGGCGTCGTCCTGACCCAGGTCCCCCCGGCGGCCGAGGTCCTGCTCACCTGGGAGTGCGACGTCGGGCACGTCTTCGTCGCGACCCCGTCCGAACAGCGGTCCCGTCCCGGCCGTGAGCGCCGTCGCTCCGTGTGGTGCCCCGAGTGCGCGGTGCAGGCCCACCCCCAGCGGTGGCCGGTGCTGCCGTCGGACTGGCCCCAGACGGTGCCCGTGCCGCAGCGGGTCGTCCGGAGCGCCGGACGACAGACCCTGCCGGCGGCTCCGGTGCGCGGGGTCCCGGCCGGAGCCGTCGCGTCGAGCCGTGCCCGCTCTCGTCGGCCCGTCGCCGGGTCGGCCGGGTCGGCAGGCTCGGCCGGGTCGGCCGGTGGTGCACCCCGTCGGACCGCCCAGTCCGCTCCCCGCACGATCTGCCCGAAGACCCCGCGGCTGCCGTCGGGTGAATCGTTCACGAGCGTCTGCGCCCCGGCGACGGCCTCGGCGGTCGAAGCCGAACTCCGGGGCATGCTGTCCGAGCGGTTCGCGTTCACCTACGACCACTCCGCCATCCGACTCGACCGGCCGTTCTTCGACCACGTCGAGGCCTGGCCGGACATCATCCTGCCCGAGCTCCGCGTCGCCATCGAGTACGACTCCACCGGTCGGCACGGGCTCGAGCACGTCGGCCCGCGGCAGGAGACCGACCGCAGGAAGGACCGAGCGATCCGTGCCGTGGGGTGGGAGGTCGTCCGCATCCGCACCGGGCGGCTGCCGGCGCTCGGCCCGTACGACCTGCAGGTCTCGGGAATCTCCGGCCGGACCGTCGAGCGGCTCGCGGACACCCTGCGCGAGCTCCGGGGCGCGCTGTTCGTCGACGCCTACGCCCGGTGACGCCGCCGATCGGGGTACAGGCGCGGCGGCACGGGGTACGGCCCGGCTGGGAGCGGTCGCGAGCGACGGGTAGGTATACAGGGTGACCACCGTCTTCTGTCTCCACGCCCTCGGCGCGAGTTCCGAGGAGTTCGCGCTGCT
Encoded here:
- a CDS encoding LLM class flavin-dependent oxidoreductase, which translates into the protein MTVPDRITLVTALQGAGWHPAAWRAAGSAAHRLTSLRHWRDVVVEQDRLGVDAVTLEDSFTAGPTDPDGDLDTSTVVGRLDALLVASAVAPATRAIGLVPTVSVTHTEPFHVATGLQTLDHVSLGRAGWRIQVSPTTREAALFGRRPGGDDAATLFDEAREVAEVVSRLWDSWDDDAIIRDVTTGRFIDRDRIHNAAFSGSFVSVHGASIVPRSPQGRPPVFALAHRADAAALAVDAADVALVTPGFDGLEAQDALALVRDAEQTAGSDLRRPVLADLAVLIGSSPAAAADELAALDAAAGTRYAAGSGSDTSVLATTVPDLVARIGDLRALGYAGVRLRPLRIPIDSTAIARQLVPALVTAGLRADVASRPTADLRTRLGIAPAVSRYARPAVTGAGVGSVSSGVSA
- a CDS encoding NtaA/DmoA family FMN-dependent monooxygenase (This protein belongs to a clade of FMN-dependent monooxygenases, within a broader family of flavin-dependent oxidoreductases, the luciferase-like monooxygenase (LMM) family, some of whose members use coenzyme F420 rather than FMN.) — encoded protein: MSAKRLVHLAAHFPGVNNTTVWSDDRAESQIAFSSFEHFARNAERGFFDFLFLAEGLRLREQKGRIHDLDVVGRPNTLAILAALAGVTEHIGLVGTLQTTFNEPVELAKQLATLDHLTDGRAGWNVVTSSDAFHGANFRRGGFLDHADRYTRAAEFVELSRELWDSWESDAIVANGSGAAGTLAAGAFADRSRIHDVDHHGPQFDVTGTFPVPRSPQRHPVIVQAGDSDEGRDLAAGHAEVIFSLHTEFDDARSFYGDVTERLERVGRSKDELLILPGATFVLGETADEAEERSRAIRRAQVSPATAIAFLEQVWNRDLSSYDVDGPLPSIEPDLEGADITRGRVRHTRDVPALVQSWRDLAAAEHLSIRDLVIRVSTRGGFVGTPAHIAAEIDRYVQERATDGFVVVPHTNPYGLDEFVDRVVPLLQERGVYRQSYDEGATLRQTLDLPGRVLDRQRVLA
- a CDS encoding LLM class flavin-dependent oxidoreductase, with the protein product MSPVPLSVLDLVPVSSGSTPAEALANTVDLAQRAERAGYARYWLAEHHLNPGVAGSAPTIVIGAVAAATSTIRVGSAATLVGNVRGLQIAETFGTLAALYGPRIDLGLGRSGAPAPGTPKPPSLAPRTDQVVDGLLVPAPFEFRIAPGSRFALQGELLGRVPGDVDRFADELDLIRGLFAGTWSRDGAVIEAPPSAGAAVELWIHGSTGGESARIAGALGLPYGANYHTSPGTVLASVQAYRDAFCPGVLDAPHAIVSADVLVAPTAAEADQLGTGYAQWVHSIRSGVGAIEYPTPDEARAARLPDDAAASVADRLATRFVGDPAHVAERLETLRRVTGADELLVTTIAHDHDARVRSYELLAAEWAARADLREPAAAAR
- a CDS encoding transporter substrate-binding domain-containing protein; translated protein: MSTITPARWRNRAGFLVLAAGVVVALAGCSAGASADTSGAPDGSVTIGAASNGAAKETTLEVTEDTKLHDALPAAVRKSGKLTIGVGALPAGFPPLAFTGDDQKTITGSEPDLGRLVAAKLGLRADVQNATWDNLFVGIDSGKYDAGFSNVTVTEQRKEKYDFASYRQDNLAFQVLASSSLRFDGDPSVLAGKTLSVSSGTNQENILLEWQKELRSKGKDFTIKYYPDGNAVRLALDSGKIDAYFGPNPTIAYQNTQSKSTAKPTKTAGTYSGAGSSLQGLIAATTKRDSGIAKPVAAAINELIEDGTYAKWLAAYNLSNEAVKTSEVNPDGLPLDNS
- a CDS encoding amino acid ABC transporter ATP-binding protein translates to MSAAIAIHGAVKAFGDTVVVDGVDLSLPSGSVTVVLGPSGSGKSTLLRAINHLEPLDRGVVTVGGEPIGVRLRTGRDGVPRWKELPERHILRQRSRIGFVFQHFNLFPHLTALENVAEGPIAAGVPRAVARARAAALLERVGLGDRGDTRPRQLSGGQQQRVAIARALALEPSVVLLDEPTSALDPELVGEVLGVIRGLADTGTTLVIVTHEIAFAREVADHVVFLDHGRVVEQGPPAQVLDHPQHTRTRDFLSRVR
- a CDS encoding amino acid ABC transporter permease, with translation MTDTTRAPQREATSVDDAGRTPEPSRASRPETATIDAAGHAALDRPVVPLRHPLRWIAAALVLVVLLNFVETLFTNEQWGWPAVGKWLFSPAVLTGLQLTLTATALSAVISFAGGVVVAIARLSQNPVLSGLAWGYVWLFRSVPLILVLVFLYNLGSLYPTIGIGIPFGPQFQVPTANVLGDLAIGVIGLSLSEIAYASEIVRAGVLAVDHGQHEAAQALGLPRRRQFVRVILPQALRSIVPAFVNQVVGLLKASSLLFYVSLLDLFGVVQNLSSTYPTDIIPLLVVATIWYLVLTSAVSVVQYYVERWTARGSVRALPPTPWQRVRSVLRGGGTGRGRGRPGGAGRRTQAAVAERAVASGAASTTDERSI
- a CDS encoding DUF4287 domain-containing protein, producing MTAHRVTAPVPPADGTKVKGPASYFPSIEATYGRPVQEWLDLVADRLDGHQHMEVVGWLKSEHGLGHGHANALVAYVKHALAS